One genomic segment of Chitinophaga sancti includes these proteins:
- a CDS encoding DUF6265 family protein: MGKKLWYHSKYLLLLLFCNNSFAQVKPADFKYVDHILGYWRMPTKHSTFTEYWTKLDENTWQGVTHRITGKDSVEMDHMQMVKSGKDLYFSIVAVSDPKSGKPVPFKVTVIQANGFVAENPECDYPQKIVYKWKKEDELEVHYKGEKEKTFSEIILEYKRK; encoded by the coding sequence ATGGGGAAGAAGCTGTGGTACCACAGTAAATACCTGCTGCTGTTATTGTTTTGCAATAACAGTTTTGCCCAGGTAAAGCCGGCCGACTTTAAGTACGTTGATCATATACTGGGGTATTGGCGTATGCCTACAAAGCACAGTACTTTTACAGAGTATTGGACAAAGTTGGATGAGAATACCTGGCAGGGAGTGACACATCGTATAACCGGTAAGGATAGTGTAGAGATGGATCATATGCAAATGGTGAAAAGTGGGAAGGATTTGTATTTCAGTATTGTGGCCGTGTCGGATCCAAAGAGTGGGAAGCCGGTACCGTTCAAGGTAACGGTGATACAAGCTAATGGTTTTGTGGCAGAAAACCCGGAGTGTGATTATCCGCAGAAGATAGTATATAAGTGGAAGAAGGAGGATGAACTGGAAGTTCATTATAAAGGGGAGAAGGAGAAGACATTCAGTGAGATCATATTGGAGTACAAAAGGAAATAA
- a CDS encoding menaquinone biosynthesis decarboxylase: MAYKNLKHFIDTLEKAGELVRIKTFVDPILEISEITDRVSKSPGGGKALLFENTGTDFPVLMNSMGSYKRMCLALGVNELDDTAHQIEDLFKMLSKPKESILDKLAMLPKLGQFASWMPKVVSGKGACQEVIMSNPDLTKIPVIQCWPKDGGPFITLPVIHTKDPHTGIRNVGMYRMQVFDGQMTGMHWHKHKVSAKHYNEYKTLKKRMPVAVVLGGDPVYTYSATAPLPENVDEYMLAGFLRKQKVELVKCISQPDIEVPADADFVIEGYVDPEEDLIWEGPFGDHTGYYSLADWYPRFHVTAITHRKDAVYPATIVGIPPQEDAYLGKATERIFLAPIKMAMVPEMIDMEMPVEGVFHNLVISKIKKDYAGQAQKVMNAMWGAGQMMFNKILVVADQHTTISDYKALAQYMFKHLNPGTDIYFSQGPMDVLDHSCSKMGFGGKMCIDATTKYDEEILDSHLQDIKPAGINKEELQKRFPEIKGINDSLLAMDIPCLFVAVQKARPLHIKELNEQLYALPEMLGIKMIIFVEHTVDVSDLATTLWRFCNNLDPRRDSFVVRNPVPGKPGKEWAGVGMDGTLKTRLLDGFERDWPNIVVADDETIRKVDEKWAALNIGPFLPSPSLKFKPQMYGEEAVVPQ; encoded by the coding sequence ATGGCATATAAGAATCTAAAACACTTCATAGACACACTGGAAAAGGCTGGAGAACTGGTCCGTATCAAAACCTTCGTAGACCCAATCCTGGAAATATCCGAAATCACTGACCGCGTCAGCAAATCCCCTGGTGGGGGTAAGGCCCTCCTTTTTGAAAACACCGGCACAGACTTTCCCGTTCTCATGAACTCCATGGGGAGCTACAAAAGGATGTGCCTGGCATTGGGTGTCAATGAATTAGACGATACAGCCCACCAGATCGAAGACCTCTTCAAAATGCTTTCCAAACCAAAAGAAAGCATTCTCGATAAGCTGGCCATGCTCCCTAAACTCGGCCAATTCGCCAGCTGGATGCCAAAAGTAGTCAGCGGCAAAGGCGCCTGCCAGGAAGTGATCATGTCCAACCCGGACCTTACCAAAATTCCGGTTATCCAGTGCTGGCCTAAAGATGGTGGTCCATTCATCACCCTCCCTGTCATCCACACCAAAGACCCGCACACCGGTATCCGCAACGTCGGCATGTACCGTATGCAGGTATTTGATGGCCAGATGACCGGTATGCACTGGCATAAACACAAAGTATCCGCCAAACACTACAACGAATACAAGACACTGAAAAAACGCATGCCGGTAGCCGTTGTACTCGGTGGTGATCCTGTATATACCTATTCCGCTACGGCACCACTTCCTGAAAATGTGGATGAATACATGCTGGCGGGTTTCCTGCGCAAGCAGAAAGTAGAACTGGTAAAATGTATCTCTCAGCCAGATATCGAAGTGCCTGCTGATGCTGACTTCGTAATAGAAGGATATGTAGATCCGGAAGAAGACCTGATCTGGGAAGGACCATTTGGTGACCATACCGGTTACTACTCCCTGGCAGACTGGTACCCTCGTTTCCATGTTACCGCTATCACTCATCGTAAAGATGCTGTATATCCCGCTACCATTGTAGGTATCCCTCCCCAGGAAGATGCTTACCTCGGTAAAGCGACAGAAAGAATTTTCCTTGCGCCTATCAAAATGGCCATGGTACCTGAAATGATCGATATGGAAATGCCGGTAGAAGGGGTATTCCATAACCTGGTGATTTCCAAGATTAAGAAAGACTATGCCGGTCAGGCGCAGAAAGTGATGAATGCTATGTGGGGCGCGGGACAGATGATGTTCAACAAAATCCTTGTTGTCGCCGATCAGCACACTACTATCAGTGATTACAAAGCACTGGCGCAATATATGTTTAAGCATCTGAACCCTGGTACAGACATCTACTTCAGCCAGGGTCCGATGGATGTATTGGACCACTCCTGCTCTAAAATGGGCTTTGGTGGTAAGATGTGTATCGACGCGACTACCAAATACGACGAAGAAATTCTGGATAGCCACTTACAGGATATCAAACCTGCCGGTATCAATAAAGAAGAACTGCAAAAACGTTTCCCTGAAATCAAAGGGATCAATGATAGTCTGCTGGCCATGGATATTCCTTGTTTATTTGTTGCCGTACAAAAAGCACGTCCGCTGCATATCAAGGAACTGAATGAACAGCTGTATGCACTGCCTGAAATGCTGGGCATCAAGATGATCATTTTTGTAGAGCACACCGTGGATGTCAGTGATCTGGCAACTACCCTGTGGCGCTTCTGTAATAACCTGGATCCAAGAAGAGATAGCTTCGTAGTACGCAACCCTGTACCTGGCAAGCCTGGTAAAGAATGGGCGGGCGTAGGCATGGATGGAACCCTGAAAACCAGGCTGCTGGATGGTTTTGAGCGTGACTGGCCCAATATCGTCGTTGCAGATGACGAGACGATCCGTAAAGTAGATGAGAAATGGGCGGCGTTAAATATAGGACCTTTCCTGCCATCGCCATCGCTAAAATTTAAACCACAAATGTATGGGGAAGAAGCTGTGGTACCACAGTAA
- a CDS encoding DUF6089 family protein, whose protein sequence is MPNLIALRNHFMNVISRKVLATLFVCLPFAVFGQYWQVGGALGISNYSGDLSQSRVDMGYTRYHIGLFAKRDLSPHVTLGAGFTYARIAGADSTNRRADLKDRNLSFRSPIMEFHVRVELNLFDIDDKGWTPYVFGGVGVFSFYPTTRDSSGDIVKLRGLNTEGQGLAQYPDRKQYNLRSISIPFGAGVKFLIRDDLVAGFEIGLRKTFTDYLDDVSKGYADYNTLLAAYGPNTVRYAYRGSGAYPTEGFPRGSQKYDDWYVFTGFTLAYRFGGGSGPYNHWKKQKVSNCPKF, encoded by the coding sequence ATGCCAAATCTAATTGCATTGAGAAACCATTTTATGAATGTTATTTCCAGAAAGGTACTAGCTACTTTATTTGTTTGTCTCCCCTTTGCCGTTTTTGGACAGTACTGGCAGGTTGGTGGTGCATTAGGGATCAGTAATTACAGTGGTGATTTATCACAATCACGGGTGGATATGGGATATACCCGGTATCACATCGGATTGTTTGCCAAGCGGGATCTCAGTCCGCACGTCACATTGGGCGCAGGGTTTACTTATGCGCGCATAGCCGGGGCAGATAGCACTAACAGGAGAGCAGACCTGAAAGACAGGAACCTGAGTTTCCGTTCACCTATCATGGAGTTTCATGTCAGAGTTGAATTGAATTTATTTGATATAGACGACAAGGGTTGGACACCATATGTATTTGGCGGTGTTGGTGTATTCAGTTTTTATCCTACCACCCGCGATAGCAGTGGCGACATAGTAAAGCTGAGAGGTCTGAACACAGAAGGGCAGGGGCTTGCACAGTATCCTGACCGTAAGCAGTATAACCTGAGAAGTATTTCCATTCCATTTGGTGCAGGTGTAAAATTCCTGATTCGTGACGACCTGGTAGCAGGTTTTGAAATAGGATTACGTAAAACATTTACAGACTACCTGGATGATGTGAGCAAGGGTTACGCAGACTATAATACGTTGCTGGCAGCATATGGTCCTAATACTGTTCGCTATGCCTATAGGGGTTCAGGGGCGTATCCTACCGAAGGATTTCCAAGAGGTTCGCAGAAGTATGATGACTGGTATGTGTTTACCGGATTTACACTGGCGTACCGTTTTGGTGGAGGTAGTGGTCCATATAATCACTGGAAGAAGCAGAAAGTTTCAAACTGTCCAAAGTTTTAG